Genomic DNA from Desulfovibrio sp. UCD-KL4C:
AGCCGGCTGCAAGGGAATTGGAATATCCATACCGCTTCATTTCAGGGATGCCTACAGTCGCCATTGTCGCTGCTGTTGCAGGACTTGATCCGCAGACAGCTCCGAAGGCCGTGCATGCGGCTACGGTAGCCATTGCTAAGCCTCCCTGAATATTCCCGAGAAAGTGGTAAGCCGTTTTATAAAGTTTGCGACTTATGCCGCTGTTAAAAGCTAGCTGGCCCATTAAAATAAAAAGAGGAACTGTTGCCAGACTGTACGAAGAAAATGAATCATAAAAACTTCTGGATAATAAGTTTAGTCCACCTTTCATCGATATTAGAAACGAAAATCCGCTGAAGCCGACAAGAGTCATTACATATGCAACAGGCATACGGGTAAGAAAAAGAGCCAGCATTACTAATACACCGAGGATTCCGGCTGTACTCGGTTCCATATTACTTATCCCCCAAAAGATGCTTGGCTATTTCTTTAAGTAAAGTCAGTGTGAAACATCCAAATCCGAAAGCAAGTGAGTAGATTATCATATAGGTCGGCAGTGCGAGCGTCATTGTTACTTCGCCAGCATCTTTCAAACTTTGACCGTACAGAACAAGCCTCCACGCAACCACCGCGAAAAGCGCTGCGCTTACAATATTTGTTGCGCAGTTAATATTGTGACGAGTTCTGTGCTTAAATTTGCTGACAAGGAATTCCACTCCGATGTTGCTTTTCTGCGAATGGGTATAACCTAGGGACAACCCGGTCGTTAATACCGCAAGTACCGCAATAATTTCTTCAACTCCGAAGATAGGAGATCCTAATGCTCCACGGAATATGATATCTGCTCCAGTCAGCAGAGCCATACTGAGAAGACAAAATGCTGCAATATTTTTTAATATGGTTTCAAGTTTACTTATCAGGTTTGAACTTTTTAATTCACTCACATGGAGCTCCGTTAAAGAGGTGTAAGGTGTAAGTTGTTTTATTATTGTAAAAAAGTTTAAGATCAAATATATTTAGGATGCGGTTCTTAACACTATATTTTAGAAACGATGTCTGTTTGCAATTTTTCTTAATTATTGCATTTTTTGAGTGATTGAACTGTGAAATCTAAAATTTCTTTGCCGTTTAATCCCTTAGAATTTGTTACTTTCACATACTTATCCATCATAGGAGCGGCTTTTTCTTTCCAGCGTGCGCCTTCAGCTTTGCTTAAGGTAATAAACTTTCCACCTTTTTTAGTTAAAAATTCTTTACCGACAGCATCACTTTCATCCCAAGCCTGTCCGTGTTTTTTCGCCCATTCCTTGTTTATTTCAGTGATAATTTTCTGGAGATCAGCAGGTATTGAGTTCCATTTGTCCTTGTTCATTACAATGAAAAAAGTGGTTGTATATCCAACAGGGAAATCAAGTGTACAATAGTCTACAACATCAGCCATTTTCCAGCCTTTATTGCTTTCCATCGGATACATACCTCCGTTTACAACTCCTTTCCGGATAGCTTGATATGAATCAGGCATGGACATTGCGACAGGAGCACCACCAAGGATTTTAATCAATTCTGCGCAGTTTCCTGTACCGCGTAATTTTAAACCTTTTAGATCTTCTAAAGTTTTAACAGGTGTTTTTGCAGTAAAAAGGAGACCTGGTCCATGTGCGTGAAAGTACATAGGAGCAACATCATTAAATTCTTTTGGTTTAAATTTTTCGTATACTTCATTAGCTACCTTAGTAGCCGCGGTACCTGATTTATAACCTAATGGAAGATCAACTGCTGCCATTGTCGGGAAACGCCCGCGTGAGTAAGCGAGAGCTGAAAGGCCTATGTCAGAGATCCCTTCGACAACGCCGTCATAACATTGTTTAGCCTTAGTAAGTGTTCCGCCCGGGAAGTATGAAATTTTAATTTTATTATCTGTCCGTTTTTCTACTTCCTTGCACCATGCTTCAGCTAGTTTTGATTGAACATGAGTAGGCGGAAAAAAACAGGAGTAGGTAAGTGTTATGGGGGCTGCATTCGCAGAAAAAGGCATTGCTGCAAATCCGATTACTAAGGCAATGAAGGTAAGTAGTAGTCTTTTCATTTTCTCTCCATTAAGGCGTTGTTTTTAAGTTTAAGCTGTTACTTTTTTAGCCCATTTGCCAAAGCGAGGGTGATCGCAGCTTCGCGAACATCTTTTAGGTCTACAAATCCAGTTTGAAGAGCATTTTGAACCATGAACCCTTCAAAAAGAACGGTATTGAAAGCACCTAATTTTTCAGGATGGTAGTCAGTTTCAATAAACTTGCTAACTAAATTAGCAAAAACTTTTTCCGACAGCCTGTATTGGCTTAAACTGAGATCATCACGCAACTCCGGGATGCGTGATGCATAAACTGTAAATTCCAGAAAGACTTTAGCCCAGTTGTAGTCCTGCACAATTACTTCCAGAAAATCCCATATAATATGCATAACTTCTTCAAGACTTTGAGCTTTATCAAGTCTCTGATCTCTAGAATTGCGGTATGTTGTAAGTTTGTTTTCAACAATTTCTAAAAAAAGTTTATCCTTGCTTACCCAGTGTCGATAAAAACTTCCCTTTGAATACCCTGCATGGGTTGTAATTTCGGCGACAGTGGTTGCCATATATCCATTTAAACCGAAAAGTTCTTCCGCAGAATTTATTAATTCTTCTTTCGTTTGTTGAGATTTTTCTTTTTGTTTTCTAGCCATTTGGCTTTCTCCTAAACAATATTGTGGTCAACGGTCACAAAATGACCATTGGTCATCTTTGCAGAGATATAACTTTGAGGAATAATACTGTCAAGATTATTATCATTTGCTACATAAGAAGCGTAACGTAACAATTATAAATTACAAATTTGAACGGTTATCTTATTAGTTTAAACAAAGAATTATAAAATTTATTTATAATAAAAGCTGAGCTAATAGCGTAAGTTCGATTCTTTGTAATCTATTTGCTATATCTAGTTTATATATTTTAAAAAAAAGAGGCTCAAATCAAATGAGATTTATTTGGCTTATTTTTATATTTTTTGTTGTGAGTGTTGTTCCGTTTCAAGTTTCAGCACATCCGCTGGGTGAGGTTGTACAAGAAACCACAGTTCAAAATGAAGGTGAGCGGATTCTTATTATTTATGAAACGGCTATCGGGCCATCCATAACTGCTACCCTTGTCCCGGATGCGGATCATGATGGTGAGGTTACACCTAAGGAAGAAGCTGATCTAGCTCAAGCGATACATAAAATTCTGTATCCCAATATTGAAGTAGTTTTAGATGGTAAAGCAGTTGCAATGGATCTTTATTACGACTCCGTAGCTCCGGCGGTTGGGGGGTATAATAATGGTTTACGATTAAATTTGATTTATTCTCTTAGCATTTTTAATAATTCAAACAATCATGATCTTAAAATTTCTGATCATAATTTTAGAGCTGGAGAATTGAAGTGGTTAAAATGGTTTGTTCAGGCAGAGCCAAATGTTAGTAAGGTTGCAACTTCAAAAGATTCCAGAACATTAGATTATGCTTTCACAAGCAATGCCGTTAGTAAGATAAATTCAGAATCAACTTTAGGCGTTTCAGAAAATATTAATGATAAAAGTGCGCTCACGCCTGAACCCAAAGAAAATTCTAGTCAGGCGGCTTTGCGGGAATACCTTGCACAAGAGAATTTAGGAGCTTTGGCAACTATAGTTGCTCTAGGAATGGCCTTTATTTTAGGCATGGGGCACGCCTTAAGCCCAGGGCATGGAAAGGCTATGGTTGCAGCATATTTGATTGGGCGAAGCGGAAAAATTAAAGATGCTTTTACGCTTGGAATTATTGTAACGATTACTCATGTTGCTAGTGTTATTGTGCTGGGTGTTATTGCTTTGTTATTATCAAGGTATTTTTTGCCCGGAGATCTTTATCCGTGGCTTGGAGCTTTTTCAGGATTGCTCGTTTTTATTGTGGGATATGTCATGCTCGCAAAGCGAGCTTTGAGCGGGCATCATCATCACCATCATCATAGTAATGAAAATGAATCAACAAAAGAGAGTGGCGAGGTGTCATGGTGGTCAATGTTGAGCCTAGGAATTGCAGGAGGCATGGTTCCTTGTCCTACAGCTCTTGTTGTCTTGCTTGCTGCTGTTGCACTTGGAAGAATTGTTTTTGGACTTATGTTAATTTTTGCTTTTAGCTTCGGCCTTGCAGCAGTGTTAATTTTAATCGGAATTTTAACTGTTCGAGCATCAAAGTTAGTAGATACTTTTTCTGGGTCACGCCGCTGGATTGAGAATTTACCTGTTGCCAGTGCTGGTCTTGTTATGGTTGCAGGAATAGCAATTGCTTTAAATGCCTTAAGTGCTGGTGGAATTTTAAAGTTTTTACCATAACCTTGTTCTGAGTTTTCCCACAAAAAACCCCTCAGACAGATAACTGTGAGGGGTTAATAATATATATTGTTGTTATATTTAAATCTGGTCGCCGGTTTTTCCGAAACGACGCTGTCTTTTAGTAAAGTCGGCTAATGCTTTTTCCAGCTCATCTGGCGTAAAGTCCGGCCAATATACATCAGTAAAGTATAACTCAGAGTATGCAGCCTGAAACAGTAAATAGTTTGAAAGCCGCTGTTCTCCGCTGGTGCGGATAATTAAATCAGGGTCCGGCTGTCCGGCTGTATATAAATTTTCGGAAATAGTTTCTTGGGTAATTTGGTCTTCCCGAAGTCCCGAAGAAATTAATTTTTTACAAGCTCGCACCAATTCATCCCTGCCTGAATAATTCAGTGCAAGGTTTAATGTCATTGAGCTGCAATGCTGAGTTTTTTTTATGGTATGGGCAACAACCTGTTTTACGCCGAATGGGAAGTCTGAAAGTTCTCCCAAAACATTTAAGCGTATGTCCTGTTCACACAGATTCAACAGTTCTTTTTTTAAAAAAACAGTTAACAGATTGAAGAGCTGAGCTATTTCATCTTTTGGCCTTGCCCAGTTCTCTTTGGAGAACGTATACAAGGTCAAATATTTAATACCGAGTTCTCGGCTTTTTTCTACTATAGCTTTGGCTGCTTCAGTGCCTGCTTTATGACCTTCGCTGCGCGCAAGATCTCTAGCCTTTGCCCATCTACCATTTCCATCCATAATGATGGCTACATGTCGGGGCATCATTATGTTATATTTCCAGTATTTCCTTTTCTTTTGCTAAAAAGAGATCATCACATTTTTTGATGAATTCGTCAGTATGCTTTTGCACATCATCTTGTGAGTTATGCATTTCATCTTCATTGATTTCTTTATCTTTTTCGAGCTTTTTAAGTGTATCATTCATGTCGCGACGGACATTGCGGATAGCCACTTTAGAATCTTCAGTGAATTTTTTAGCTACTTTAACGAGATCTTTACGACGTTCCTCAGTTAAAGGCGGAATGCTGATGCGAATAAGTTTTCCGTCGTTAACAGGGTTCAGTCCCAAGTCGGACTTAAGCAGAGCTTTATCAATCAGAGCGAATGCTCCTTTATCCCATGGCTGTATAGTAATTGTGCGGGAATCCGGCACAGCAACTGAAGCCAGCTGGTTTATCGGAGTGGGAGTTCCATAGTAATCAACCTTAACATGATCTATCAGGCCGGTTGAAGCTCTTCCTGTGCGCAGTCTTACAAAGTCACCGCTGAGACTGGTTAGAGCTCCTTCCATTCTTTTAATGCCATCTGACATAATTTCATTAATCATTCTTTCCTCCATGAACTATTGTTCCGATCTTTTCACCTTTGACAACCCTTGTGATATTACCTTCTTCAAAAAGGTTGAAAACAATTATGGGCAGGTTGTTATCCATGGCTAATGAAATAGCTGTGGAATCCATAACCCCGATTCGTTTTTCAAGAGTTTCAATATAAGTGATAGATTCAAATTTAACTGCATCTGAATATTTCATAGGGTCTTTATCATAGACTCCGTCAACTTTGGTAGCTTTAATAATTGCCTCGGCCTTAAGCTCCATTGCTCTGAGAGCAGCAGCTGTATCTGTTGTGAAAAAGGGATTACCTGTTCCAGCAGCACAAATAACTACGCGTCCTTTTTCAAGATGGCGGATAGCTCTGCGGCGTATATAAGGTTCGGCAACAGCTTGCATCGGGATAGCTGACAACACTCGTGTGTCGCAGTCAAGTTTTTCAAGTGCGTCCTGAACAGCAAGGGCATTCATGACAGTTGCGAGCATTCCCATGTAGTCGGCTGAAGATCTATCCATTCCTTTAGCTGAAGCGGATAAGCCTCTAAAAATATTTCCTCCGCCGATAACTAAAGCAACCTGTACTCCGGTTTTGGCTACAGCTGCAATTTCTCTACAAAACTTGTTAATTGCCGCAGGTTCAATACCGAACTGCTGATCACCGGCGAGAGCTTCACCGCTGAGTTTGATCATTACTCGTGAATAGTGCAATTTGTCCATAGTTTACCACGTTTTTCCGCGGACATTGTCCGGTTATGGGTAGAAGCAGATCCGGAAAAGCTATGCTTTGAGTAGTAGGATATTCTCCACACTTAAGCTTCCGGTAAGCATTAACTGTTTTTTTAATATATATGAGTTTTTGATAACAGAGAGTCTGCTTCAATGAACTCGGCATAGTAAAATTGTTCCCTAAAAAAACTCAAATTCTTACGAGTTGTTACTCCGTATTGAATCTGAGTTGAAATTTTTTCCATCGCGATGTCTCCTAAAGTCCAGATGTCGTTCTTTCCGGCTCGGGTGTTTACTGCGTGGTGTAAAGGCATATAGGGAAAATTCTTTTACTGATCTCGTCCTTCGGCAGGAGAGCTGCCAAGTATCTAAAAATCGGGCAAAAAAAACGGGCCTTGCGGCCCGTTTTATAATCCGTCTTATTCTTCTTCGGCTTCTTCTGCACCACTTGCTGCTTCAGCAAGGTTGATGCGTGCGAATCGACCTATCTGCATATTCTCACCGAGAATAGCAATAGTTTCGTTAACTAAGTCTTTGATAGATTTCTTGTCATCTTTAATGAAAGGCTGTTCAAGAAGACAAACTTCCTTGTAATATTTCTGAATACGTCCAATAACGATCTTTTCAGCGATATTAGCAGGTTTACCTTCTTCGATAGCCTGCTGCAGGTAAATTGCTTTTTCTTTTTCAAGAATATCCTGAGGAAGTTCATCAGGGCTTACACAAAGTGGGTTGGTAGCAGCAACCTGCATAGCAACATCTTTAGTAAGCTGAATGAACTGATCAGATTTAGCAACAAAGTCAGTTTCACATTTAACTTCAACTATAGCAGAGAGCTTACCGTTGCTGTGCATGTAAGACCCGATAAGTCCTTCACTTGTAGTACGGCCAGCTTTTTTAGCAGCTTTAGAAAGTCCTTTTTCGCGAAGGTAGGTAACAGCTTTTTCTTCATCACCATCACATTCAGCGAGTGCTTTCTTACAATCCATCATGCCTACACCGGTAAGTTCGCGTAGGGATTTTACCATCTGGGCGGTAACAGCAGCCATGATTACTTAGCCTCCTGAGCAGTTTCTTCTTCTTTAGTTTCAGGAGCAACAGCTTTTTCAGTTGCTTTAGTTTTTTCTTCTACCATAGTAGTTTCTTCTTTGCGACGAGCTGCACCTTCGATGCATGCATCAGCCATGTGAGCTGCGAACAGCTTAATAGCGCGGATAGCGTCATCATTACCTGGGATGATGTAATCAACCAAGTCTGGGTCACAGTTAGAGTCAACAACAGCAACTACTGGGATACCGAGTTTGCGGCATTCAAGAATAGCAATATGTTCACGCTTGGGGTCAATGACGAATGCTACGGCAGGAGCTCCGTTGAGATCTTTAATACCGCCGAGTGCGAGGGTAAGTTTTTTAACCTCGCGGCCCATCATTACGATTTCCTTTTTAGGGAAGCGTTTGATGGAACCATCTTCGAACATTTCTTCAAGGTTTTTAAGGCGATCAATACGACGTTTGATTGTCTGGAAGTTGGTGAGAGTTCCACCCATCCAACGATGTGTTACATGAAACATTCCTGCGCGTGCAGCTTCAGTTGCAACAGCTTCCTGAGCCTGACGTTTAGTTCCGATGAAAAGTACTTTTCCACCTTTTGCAACAGAGTCAGCAATGAAGTCGTGAGCTTTACGGAAAAGTTTAACAGTCTGCTGGAGGTCCATGATGTGGATTCCGTTACGTGCGCCAAAGATGTAAGGACGCATTTTAGGATTCCATCTGCGAGTCTGGTGACCGAAATGAACGCCTGTTTCCAGCATTTGTTTCATAGTTACATAAGCCATAATAATTCTCCTGGGTTTTATCTTCCACCTTGGCATCAACAGACTTCACAACATTTGTAAAGCACCCTTATTCGACCAAGGTGTGCGAATTTAGCTACGCACAATTACGGGAAAAATGATTTGAAATCAACCCCGAATGCGAGCAAAAGTAAAATACTTTAAAAGAACTGTAAATTCACCGTTAGGTCGAGCCATGCTTCCTATTGCACAGGTGTGCGGATAGGTTCATGATTTATTACTGTATTGGATAAAATACCTACGCCCTCTATTTCCACATCTACCTTATCTTCTGGGGATAATGTTCCGATTCCTGGAGGAGTTCCTGTCAAGATGACATCACCCGGGGTAAGAGTCATAATGTGAGAAATGAAACTTACAAGCTGTACTGGATTGTAAATCATGTCTGAGGTATTACCTTCCTGCCTAACCTTGCCGTTCACTATTGTTCTTAGTGATAGAGAGTTTGGATCAGTAATTCCGGTTTCAATGCATGGTCCTATGGGAGCAAAGGTGTCAAATCCTTTGGCTCGCGCGAAAATTGTATCTTTTTTTTGAAGATCTCTGGCTGTCACGTCGTTGGCACAGGTGTATCCAAAGATATGTTTTGCTACGTTTTCCGGCAGTATATTTTTCCCAGTCTGGCCGATAATAATTGCCAGCTCACCTTCAAAATCAACCTGTTCGGACATGGCCGGAATAACTATTTTATCACCGTTACCGATTACAGCAGACGGCGGTTTAAAGAAAATCATGGGGTCTTCAGGAATTTCCATACCCAGTTCACGAGCATGCTCATGGTAGTTAAGGCCGGCGCATATTATTTTTGAAGGTACGGCTACCGGCAGTATTGTGCATTCCGTAGCTGGTAGAAGACTCTTCTCATTATCTTTTGACAACAGTGGTTTGAAAAAATTATTGTCCTCGATAGTTGCGTAAAATACTGACCCGTTGTGTTTAATTCTAAAGACTTTCATTTTAACCCTTTAAGTTTTTTTATTATAATTGGGGTAACTTATCATAACTTTAAAAAAATATCATGTGTTCTTTCGGGCTAAATTACAGGTAGTTATAGATTTAAATTTCGCATTTGGAGTCTATCTCCTGAGCTTCGTTCCCGGTCAGAGAAATAATGAGCGGGATTACCACGGGGTCGCGGCCTAAAACTTTACGGAAAAATCTTCGTAAGGCTGAGCGGATTCTTTCTTTAAGTTTAACGGTCTGTCCCGGAGGAATATTTTCAAAAACATCTAAGATTATACATTTAGCATCTTCAAGGACATGTGAATATTTCTGTTCAAAAACAAATCCCTTGGAAGTAACTTCCGGCCCGCGAATGATTTCTCCGGTGTTAACGTCAATAACTATGCTAACGATGACGAGTCCTTCTCCTGCTAAAAGTTGTCGCTCCTTAATTACAGACTGACCTACATCGCCGACACCTTTACCGTCTACAAGTGTGCATTGAACTGGTATTGCTTCTTCAACACGGATTCCGTGAGTCAGAAAGGTGATAGGTTCGCCGTCTTCAATAACTAAAGCTCTTTCTGGAGCTACGCCTGTTTCAACTGCGAGTCTGGAATGTTTAACCAGATGTCTGTATTCACCGTGGACAGGAATAAAATATTTAGGCTTAACCGTTTCAAGCATGGTTCGCAGTTCTTCTTTGTGTGCGTGGCCCGATGCATGAATACCATGTTTTTTTTCATGAAGGACTTCTGCCCCAAGCTTATAAAGTCTGTTGATGACTCGTGTTATAGCTTTTGTATTACCAGGGATAAAGCGGGAAGACATGAGGATAAGGTCACCCTTATGTATCTTGAGTTGGCGATGCTCTGCGGTTGAAAGCCGTGAAAGTGCGGCAAGAGCTTCTCCCTGTGAACCTGTTACCAATATAACTATTTCGTGATTATCGTAGTATGGTAGATCTTCTATTTCTACAATTGCGGAAGATGCAATGCGTATCTGTCCCAGATCTCTGGCCAGATCAATATTTCTGGCAAGGCTTCTACCACTGATTGCTACTTTTCTGCCTGTTTCAGCTGCAAGGTCGAATATTTCCTGCATCCGCTGGATATGACTCGAAAAAAGAGTTACTAAAATGCGTCCTTCCGCGTCTTCAAATATATTGCGCATGGCCCCTTTAATGTCTCTTTCAGTCAGGGCGTATCCGTCCTGTTCAATATTGGTTGAATCTGAAAGAAGTAGGGTTACTCCTTGGCTTGAAAATTCTTTGATGGCATTTAAGTCAGTTCCATGCCCATCAAGAGGAGTGCGGTCTATTTTAAAATCACCTGTATGTATGATTCTTCCTACAGGAGTTTCAATCCCGAGTGCAAAGCCGTCTATTATCGAGTGACAGACTGGGAAAAAGTTGAAAAATAAATCACCGAACTGAACTCTGTCATAGGCTTTAACTTCGCGCAGATCGACGTAATCAATTAGATTATGTTCTTGTAGTTTGTTTTCAACCAAACCCAGAGTAAATTTAGAGCCGTAAACAGGTACGTTAATATAAGGAAGAAGCCACGGCAGTGCTCCGATATGATCTTCATGCCCGTGAGTTAAAACAATCGCTTTAAGGCGATCTTTCAGAGCAAGAATATGGTCAAACCGTGGAATGGCAACATCTACACCAAAAAGAGCATTGTCTGGAAAGAGTAGCCCGCAGTCTACAATAACGACATTCTCTTCAGTGCTGAGCATCATGCAGTTAAGGCCGATTTCTCCAAGTCCACCAAGTGGGCATACCGTTAGCTGGTGCTCACTCATTCCTCATCTCCGCATAAGCTTTATCCATAATATCCTGTAAATCTTCTTTTATTTTCTCCCTTTCCTTTAAGGAATACTTACTTGTATCGATAGGAGGGAGAGCTTTAATTTTAATTTTTTGGCAAGGACTCATTATAAGCTTACCTTTATAAAGAACTTTTTCAGGCCCAACCATTAATATTGGAGCTATTGGTTTTTGACATTTTAAAGCCAGAATCATTCCGCCGATTTTAAAGGGTAAAAGCTTATTAGGATTGGGATTCCGTGTTCCTTCAGGAAAGATTAATGGAGAATGCCCACTGTTTGCGACATCTACAGCATGTTGAATGTCTTTCATTCCTTTTCTGCTGTTTTCTCTATCAATTGAAATATGTTTTGCCGCAGCCATTGCATTACCGAATATAGGGAACTTAAATAAGGATTTTTTTGCGACGAACTTAAACTGCCATGGGCTTAAAAAATGAAACAGCAAAGGAATGTCGAAAAAGCTTTGGTGATTGACCATGAAAACGTAAGTTTGATTTTCATCAAGAGCACTGAGGTCTACATCAAATTCGCATCCACTGTTTTTTATCATGGCCTTTCCCCAGGTCCGTTCGCACCAGTGGAAAGTTTTTTGAGTTTTAGAAAAAATGATTACGAAAGAATAAAAAATAGTTTGTGGAAAAAACAGTAAGTAGAAATATATAAGTCTTAGCATTTTTGTTGTAGATAAATATTTAGTGTTAAAAGTTAATAAAAATATGATGATATAAATATTTAAAGATAAATTAGATCCCGAAAGATATGCTTTGGAATTTTGCATTCTTTAACCATTAACTTGATAGTTTAATTTAGCACGGGAAACAAGAGTAGATCTTAAAAAGAAAAAGTTTAGTGTATAAAGCCGTTGTCGTATAATGGATCAAAGGTTTTACACAAAAATGGCTGTGAGGTTAACCTCACAGCCATATAGTAATAATTTGAAACTGTTAATTGATTTTAGGGCTATTCATAAAGACTAGTGGACTCGTTTTAA
This window encodes:
- a CDS encoding 1-acyl-sn-glycerol-3-phosphate acyltransferase, translated to MQNSKAYLSGSNLSLNIYIIIFLLTFNTKYLSTTKMLRLIYFYLLFFPQTIFYSFVIIFSKTQKTFHWCERTWGKAMIKNSGCEFDVDLSALDENQTYVFMVNHQSFFDIPLLFHFLSPWQFKFVAKKSLFKFPIFGNAMAAAKHISIDRENSRKGMKDIQHAVDVANSGHSPLIFPEGTRNPNPNKLLPFKIGGMILALKCQKPIAPILMVGPEKVLYKGKLIMSPCQKIKIKALPPIDTSKYSLKEREKIKEDLQDIMDKAYAEMRNE